In Onychostoma macrolepis isolate SWU-2019 chromosome 04, ASM1243209v1, whole genome shotgun sequence, one DNA window encodes the following:
- the gpr22a gene encoding G-protein coupled receptor 22 has product MHTPPVLGFQTIMSNVTVLDNVEPLDFEMDLDTPYPVSFQVSLTGFLMLEIVLGLSSNLTVLALYCMKSNLVSSVSNIVTMNLHVLDVLVCVGCIPLTIVVVLLPLEGNSALICCFHEACVSFASVATAANVLAITLDRYDISVRPANRVLTMGRAVALLGCIWALSLLSFLVPFIEEGFFSQAGNERNQTEGEEPSNQYYTELGLYYHLLAQIPIFFFTAVVMLVTYYKILQALNIRIGTRFHSAPKKKPRKKKTISMTSTQPESTDASQSSAGRNPPLAMRTSVSVIIALRRAVKRHRERRERQKRVFRMSLLIISTFLLCWTPITVLNTVILSTGPSNFTVRLRLGFLVMAYGTTIFHPLLYAFTRQKFQKVLKSKMKKRVVSVVEAEPMPNNVVIHNSWIDPKRNKKVTFEETEVRQKCLSSEDVE; this is encoded by the coding sequence ATGCATACCCCTCCTGTGCTGGGATTCCAGACCATCATGAGCAACGTCACTGTCCTCGATAACGTCGAACCTCTTGACTTCGAAATGGACTTGGACACTCCTTACCCTGTCAGCTTCCAGGTGTCTCTAACAGGTTTCCTCATGTTGGAGATCGTGCTGGGGCTCAGTAGCAACCTGACTGTGCTGGCTCTCTATTGTATGAAGTCAAACCTGGTGAGCTCTGTCAGCAACATCGTAACCATGAACCTTCATGTGCTGGACGTCCTGGTGTGTGTGGGCTGCATCCCACTTACGATTGTGGTGGTGCTCTTGCCACTGGAAGGCAACAGCGCACTCATTTGCTGCTTCCACGAGGCTTGCGTGTCTTTTGCTAGCGTGGCTACTGCTGCCAATGTCCTGGCCATCACACTAGATCGCTATGACATCTCAGTTCGGCCTGCAAATCGAGTTCTGACAATGGGACGAGCAGTGGCCTTATTAGGGTGCATTTGGGCTTTGTCATTGCTTAGCTTTCTGGTACCCTTCATAGAAGAGGGTTTCTTTAGCCAGGCAGGTAACGAAAGGAATCAGACAGAGGGGGAGGAACCGTCAAACCAATATTACACTGAATTGGGCCTCTACTATCACCTGTTGGCACAGATCCCGATCTTCTTCTTCACTGCTGTGGTCATGTTGGTTACTTACTACAAGATTCTGCAGGCGCTCAACATCCGCATTGGCACGCGTTTCCATTCGGCGCCCAAGAAGAAACCGAGAAAGAAAAAGACTATCTCCATGACTTCCACTCAGCCAGAGTCCACCGATGCCTCGCAGAGCAGTGCAGGCAGGAATCCGCCACTGGCCATGCGCACCTCTGTGTCCGTGATCATAGCCCTCCGCAGGGCAGTCAAACGGCACAGGGAACGCCGTGAACGACAAAAGAGGGTTTTCCGCATGTCGCTTCTTATCATCTCCACATTCCTGCTTTGCTGGACACCCATCACCGTGCTCAACACGGTTATCCTGAGTACAGGGCCGAGCAACTTCACTGTGCGTCTCAGACTGGGCTTCCTGGTCATGGCTTATGGAACCACCATTTTTCACCCGCTGCTCTATGCCTTCACTCGGCAGAAATTTCAGAAGGTTCTAAAGAGTAAAATGAAGAAGCGTGTTGTGTCAGTTGTAGAGGCTGAGCCTATGCCCAATAATGTGGTCATCCACAACTCGTGGATTGACCCAAAAAGGAACAAAAAGGTGACTTTTGAGGAGACCGAGGTCAGGCAAAAATGCCTCTCATCAGAGGATGTGGAATGA